The Flavobacteriales bacterium genome includes a window with the following:
- a CDS encoding TetR family transcriptional regulator has protein sequence MEAKAKNIIEQVIALFMQYGVKSLTMDDIARHLGISKKTLYQVVPDKSELVARGIQFYIDQDICELEAMHGESENAIEEMFLISQRVSEHLQKMHPSILFDLEKYYPKAFIIYQEYKLKTILGSLTRNMEDGIAQGLYRDNINIPIVAALYVGRMDLIFDQKFFPANKYSPTDVYFEAIRYHIRGIASDKGIEYLKDKFKTLDTQHPIF, from the coding sequence ATGGAAGCGAAAGCAAAAAATATCATCGAGCAGGTCATTGCACTCTTTATGCAGTACGGTGTAAAAAGCCTGACCATGGATGACATTGCGCGCCATTTGGGCATTTCAAAGAAGACGCTATACCAAGTGGTGCCTGATAAATCGGAACTGGTTGCAAGGGGTATTCAGTTTTACATCGACCAGGACATTTGCGAATTGGAGGCGATGCACGGGGAGAGTGAGAATGCGATCGAGGAGATGTTCCTTATCTCGCAGAGAGTAAGCGAACACTTACAGAAGATGCATCCCTCCATCCTTTTCGATCTGGAGAAATATTACCCGAAGGCATTCATCATCTATCAGGAATACAAACTGAAAACCATATTGGGTTCGCTTACCCGAAATATGGAAGATGGCATTGCGCAAGGACTATACCGCGACAACATCAATATTCCAATTGTAGCAGCGCTTTACGTTGGCCGTATGGATCTGATATTTGACCAAAAGTTCTTCCCGGCCAACAAGTACAGTCCCACCGATGTGTATTTCGAGGCCATCCGCTACCACATCCGCGGCATTGCCAGCGATAAGGGCATCGAATACCTGAAAGACAAATTCAAAACGTTAGACACGCAGCATCCTATATTCTGA